From one Luteipulveratus mongoliensis genomic stretch:
- a CDS encoding helix-turn-helix domain-containing protein — MEDHLLWCVLDGVGRLEVAGHDVALRPGVCFLLEPGDAPVAEHDPHRRLLVFGIHFETPDDVRLPHRWCATRDFDLLTGLARLAHDGHRRGDVRGLRQAVLGLEQILLMLHDDATRPTPSHVDTALADVVRDIRGDPGRRWTVPELATRTGLSRSQLTRRFTTYTGLPPARFVAQARVARARELIVETDLTVSQVATVLGYSDLGHFSRQYQRHTGRAPGADGRRSRVVDRADD, encoded by the coding sequence TTGGAGGACCACCTCCTGTGGTGCGTCCTCGACGGCGTCGGCCGGCTGGAGGTGGCCGGTCACGACGTCGCGCTCCGACCGGGCGTCTGCTTCCTCCTGGAGCCGGGTGACGCCCCGGTTGCCGAGCACGACCCGCACCGGCGGCTGCTCGTCTTCGGCATCCATTTCGAAACCCCAGACGATGTACGCCTGCCGCACCGTTGGTGCGCGACCCGCGACTTCGACCTGCTGACCGGGCTCGCTCGCCTCGCCCACGACGGGCACCGCCGAGGAGACGTGCGCGGGCTGCGGCAGGCGGTCCTCGGTCTCGAACAGATCCTGCTCATGCTCCACGACGACGCGACCCGGCCGACGCCGAGTCACGTGGACACGGCCCTGGCCGACGTCGTACGCGACATCCGTGGCGACCCGGGCCGACGCTGGACCGTGCCCGAGCTCGCGACGCGGACGGGTCTGTCGCGGTCGCAGCTCACGCGCCGGTTCACGACGTACACCGGTCTGCCGCCGGCTCGCTTCGTGGCGCAGGCGAGGGTCGCGCGGGCCCGCGAGCTGATCGTCGAGACGGATCTGACTGTCAGCCAGGTCGCGACTGTCCTGGGCTACAGCGACCTCGGCCACTTCAGCCGTCAGTACCAGCGCCACACCGGACGCGCACCCGGCGCCGACGGCCGCCGATCTAGGGTGGTCGACCGTGCCGACGACTGA
- a CDS encoding 3-hydroxyisobutyryl-CoA hydrolase, whose amino-acid sequence MPTTDSTSDVLLLREGALGRIVLNRPHAINALTEPMVTAVSEALREWASDETVQTVSIEGAGERGLSAGGDVVAVRRARLAGEDHTSFFRAEYAMNAALASFTKPVVAFQDGVVMGGGIGISSYASLRLVTERSRIAMPETGIGFFPDVGALYLLSRAPGEIGTHLALTGTTIGAADAVAAELSDTAVSSADWPDVLARLADGVPALRTTVPPSPSTLAGGRGWIDECYAGDEAVAIVARLLSHASPDAQAAGALIETRSPLSVAVTLEALRRATTMETVAEVLEQDLVLADRLVAGGDFVEGVRAQLVDKDRSPRWQHDSLGAVPRELVESYLANGAG is encoded by the coding sequence GTGCCGACGACTGACTCGACCAGCGACGTCCTGCTCCTGCGCGAAGGCGCACTCGGGCGGATCGTCCTCAACCGACCGCACGCCATCAACGCGCTCACCGAGCCGATGGTCACCGCCGTCTCCGAGGCACTGCGCGAGTGGGCGAGCGACGAGACCGTGCAGACCGTCTCCATCGAAGGCGCGGGCGAGCGCGGCCTGTCCGCGGGAGGCGACGTCGTGGCCGTACGCCGCGCCCGGCTGGCCGGCGAGGACCACACCTCCTTTTTCCGAGCCGAGTACGCCATGAATGCCGCCCTCGCGTCGTTCACGAAGCCGGTGGTCGCGTTCCAGGACGGCGTGGTCATGGGCGGCGGCATCGGCATCTCGTCGTACGCCAGCCTCCGCCTTGTCACTGAGCGCTCGCGAATCGCTATGCCCGAGACGGGAATTGGCTTCTTTCCGGATGTGGGCGCGCTCTACCTCCTCTCCCGTGCGCCGGGCGAGATCGGCACCCACCTCGCGCTGACCGGTACGACGATCGGTGCCGCCGACGCCGTCGCCGCCGAGCTGTCCGACACGGCGGTGAGCTCCGCGGACTGGCCGGACGTGCTCGCCCGGCTGGCGGACGGCGTACCCGCACTGCGGACCACGGTCCCTCCGTCGCCGAGCACGCTCGCGGGTGGCCGCGGGTGGATCGACGAGTGCTACGCCGGGGACGAGGCGGTCGCGATCGTCGCCCGGCTCCTCTCGCACGCGTCGCCGGATGCGCAGGCCGCCGGCGCCCTCATCGAGACGCGCTCGCCGTTATCTGTGGCCGTGACCCTGGAGGCGTTGCGGCGGGCGACGACGATGGAGACGGTCGCCGAGGTGCTTGAGCAGGACCTGGTGCTGGCCGATCGACTGGTGGCCGGGGGCGACTTCGTGGAGGGCGTACGCGCCCAGCTGGTCGACAAGGACCGCTCGCCGCGGTGGCAGCACGACTCGCTCGGCGCGGTCCCGCGCGAGCTGGTGGAGTCGTACTTAGCGAACGGCGCCGGTTGA
- a CDS encoding MerR family transcriptional regulator → MTTATIIDQALANRVGNEPVTVEQVTALLNADEVTEPMTVAQVAELLDLSPHTLRYYERIGLVSVPRSQSGHRVYDADSVRRITFLTRMRLSGMSIRDLKEYVDLAAQGESTAPQRLELMQSHRDRIARQIEELQLSLAVTDYKISAYGGICSP, encoded by the coding sequence ATGACCACCGCGACGATCATCGATCAGGCCCTCGCCAATCGCGTCGGCAACGAACCCGTCACCGTCGAGCAGGTGACCGCGCTGCTCAATGCCGATGAGGTCACCGAGCCGATGACCGTCGCCCAGGTTGCCGAGCTGCTCGACCTCAGCCCGCACACCCTGCGCTACTACGAACGCATCGGCCTCGTGTCGGTGCCACGGTCACAGTCGGGCCACCGGGTCTATGACGCAGACTCGGTGCGACGGATCACGTTCCTGACGCGAATGCGCCTGTCAGGTATGTCGATTCGCGATCTCAAGGAGTACGTCGACCTCGCCGCACAGGGCGAGTCCACAGCACCGCAGCGACTGGAGCTCATGCAGTCGCACCGCGACCGGATCGCCCGGCAGATCGAGGAGCTGCAGCTCTCGCTCGCGGTCACCGACTACAAGATCTCCGCCTACGGCGGCATCTGCTCCCCCTAG
- a CDS encoding aldo/keto reductase — protein sequence MSTQIPRRSIGDLEVSALGLGCMGMSFAYGEADRDEALATLNRALDLGVNLLDTADMYGNGHNEQLLAEVLRTRRDEVVLATKFGILTDPETSMPNGQVDGSAAYARKAVDASLSRLGVDQIDLYYLHRPDPQVPIEESVGAMAQMVDAGKVRQIGLSEASAETLRRANAVHQIAAVQTEWSIFSRDIERAVVPTARELGTTVVAYSPLGRGLLTGSAAAAKPGDDDFRSTLPRWQGDNLDKNVALVERIREIADGVDSTPGQVALAWLLAQGEDVVPIPGTKRRKYLEENVKAATLVVPQSALDELSALEPAGDRTPDMSWVERDTVAAG from the coding sequence ATGAGCACCCAGATCCCCCGCCGCAGCATCGGTGACCTCGAGGTGTCCGCGCTCGGCCTCGGCTGCATGGGCATGTCGTTCGCCTATGGCGAGGCCGACCGCGACGAAGCCCTCGCGACCCTCAACCGCGCGCTCGACCTCGGCGTGAACCTGCTCGACACCGCCGACATGTACGGCAACGGCCACAACGAGCAGCTGCTCGCCGAGGTCCTGCGCACCCGTCGCGACGAGGTCGTGCTGGCCACGAAGTTCGGCATCCTGACCGACCCCGAGACATCGATGCCCAATGGGCAGGTCGACGGCTCGGCGGCGTACGCCCGCAAGGCCGTTGACGCCTCGCTCTCTCGTCTGGGCGTGGACCAGATCGACCTCTACTACCTGCACCGCCCGGACCCGCAGGTGCCGATCGAGGAGTCCGTCGGCGCGATGGCGCAGATGGTCGACGCAGGCAAGGTCCGGCAGATCGGTCTGTCCGAGGCATCCGCGGAGACGCTGCGCCGCGCGAACGCCGTCCACCAGATCGCGGCCGTGCAGACCGAGTGGTCCATCTTCAGCCGCGACATCGAGCGGGCCGTCGTCCCGACCGCGCGCGAGCTCGGCACCACCGTGGTGGCGTACTCGCCGCTCGGTCGGGGCCTGCTCACCGGTTCAGCGGCGGCAGCAAAGCCGGGTGACGACGACTTCCGGTCGACGCTGCCGCGCTGGCAGGGCGACAACCTGGACAAGAACGTCGCGCTGGTCGAGCGGATCCGCGAGATCGCAGACGGCGTCGACTCCACGCCGGGTCAGGTCGCGCTGGCCTGGCTGCTCGCCCAGGGTGAGGACGTCGTACCGATCCCTGGAACGAAGCGCCGGAAGTACCTCGAGGAGAACGTAAAGGCGGCCACCCTCGTGGTCCCGCAAAGCGCGCTCGATGAGCTGTCCGCGCTGGAGCCGGCCGGCGACCGTACGCCGGACATGAGCTGGGTCGAGCGCGACACCGTCGCCGCCGGCTGA
- a CDS encoding UDP-N-acetylmuramoyl-L-alanyl-D-glutamate--2,6-diaminopimelate ligase: MLLDHAALGDILGVDVPESVTSVGAVTHDSRDVVPGGAFVAIPGFLVDGVDFVPQALSRGASLVVAEREVPGVPTAIVPDARTALARLAVEVTGRPSEKLTVYGITGTNGKTTSSYVLHAILSAAYGTDHTGLMTTAEIAVGDSREVSERTTGEAPIVQGNLARMVDAGVQHVVLETSSHGIHLHRVLGTHYAAALFTNLTRDHIDLHGTMEDYYLTKRRLFEWTAGPKLSNVDDVYGKRLAEEIPGTLTFGLSENADYRIVGERVEGGGTAFELQTPRGMLELKTPLLGDYNVHNVAGASAIALEMGMDPEVLVRAVETMDQVPGRFERVPAALDHGIEVVVDYAHTDIGLQAVLDVARDVAQARGADARVICIYGAAGDRDKAKRPLMGQVASRLADVGIITTDDAYSEDPQAIADEVATGADLSRTTIVLDRRKAIELALSQARPGDVVVVAGKGHERVQHLPDGDIEFHDATVVNELLATPAG, encoded by the coding sequence GTGCTTCTTGACCACGCGGCCCTGGGCGACATCCTCGGCGTTGATGTCCCAGAGTCCGTGACATCGGTGGGCGCGGTCACTCATGACTCCCGCGATGTCGTGCCGGGCGGTGCCTTCGTGGCCATTCCCGGATTCCTCGTGGACGGCGTCGACTTCGTGCCCCAGGCGCTCTCGCGTGGTGCCTCCTTGGTCGTCGCCGAGCGTGAGGTCCCGGGCGTACCGACCGCGATCGTCCCTGATGCCCGTACGGCCCTCGCTCGCCTGGCCGTCGAGGTCACCGGTCGCCCGTCCGAGAAGCTCACCGTCTATGGCATCACCGGCACCAACGGCAAGACCACGAGCTCGTACGTCCTGCACGCCATCCTGAGTGCGGCGTACGGCACCGATCACACGGGTCTGATGACGACGGCCGAGATCGCGGTCGGCGACTCGCGTGAGGTGTCCGAGCGGACCACTGGTGAGGCGCCCATCGTCCAGGGCAACCTCGCGCGGATGGTCGACGCCGGCGTACAGCACGTCGTCCTGGAGACTTCCTCGCACGGCATCCACTTGCACCGTGTGCTCGGAACCCATTACGCCGCAGCGCTTTTCACCAACCTCACGCGTGACCACATTGACCTGCACGGCACGATGGAGGACTACTACCTCACGAAGCGTCGGCTCTTCGAGTGGACGGCCGGGCCGAAGCTCAGCAACGTCGACGACGTCTACGGCAAGCGGCTCGCAGAGGAGATCCCGGGCACGCTGACGTTCGGTCTGTCCGAGAACGCCGACTACCGGATTGTCGGCGAGCGCGTCGAGGGCGGCGGGACGGCGTTCGAGCTGCAGACGCCGCGCGGGATGCTCGAGCTCAAGACGCCGCTGCTGGGTGACTACAACGTGCACAACGTCGCGGGTGCGTCGGCGATCGCGCTCGAGATGGGCATGGACCCCGAGGTGCTGGTGCGCGCGGTCGAGACGATGGACCAGGTGCCCGGTCGTTTCGAGCGGGTGCCGGCGGCGCTGGATCACGGCATCGAGGTCGTCGTCGACTACGCCCACACCGACATCGGCCTGCAGGCCGTGCTCGACGTGGCGCGCGATGTCGCCCAGGCCCGGGGCGCCGACGCTCGCGTCATCTGCATCTACGGCGCCGCCGGTGACCGCGACAAGGCCAAGCGCCCCCTGATGGGTCAGGTCGCGTCGCGGCTGGCTGATGTGGGCATCATCACCACGGACGACGCCTACTCCGAGGACCCGCAGGCCATCGCCGATGAGGTCGCCACGGGAGCCGACCTCAGTCGTACGACGATCGTGCTGGACCGGCGCAAGGCGATCGAGCTGGCGCTCTCGCAGGCTCGGCCCGGCGATGTGGTGGTCGTGGCCGGCAAGGGGCACGAGCGGGTGCAGCACCTGCCCGATGGCGACATCGAGTTCCACGACGCGACCGTCGTCAACGAGCTGCTCGCCACCCCCGCAGGTTGA
- a CDS encoding MBL fold metallo-hydrolase, with amino-acid sequence MTSMTTPHHWAPVSRCDVASLTVTVLGSCGAWPEPGRACSGLVVEADGAAVLLDLGWGTLPRLLTHLDSAVAAGLEAVVITHDHPDHTGDLAGLLRARWYAGRDLPPLPLFCPSAVFERLAAVEKGGGLAMAHVFDWRGTPDTAEVGAFHLSLRQLPHYVDNVGVRVTSGAGTIAYTGDTGPDDAVAELGRDADVFIVDATDRHQQDGVPSAEAGTPAYNLTAAEAGQLAERARARRLLLTHFWPGNHRERSRQDAAAHFSGDVLLADEGLSVTV; translated from the coding sequence ATGACCTCGATGACGACGCCCCATCACTGGGCGCCCGTGTCACGATGCGATGTGGCTTCCCTCACGGTGACCGTGCTCGGCAGCTGCGGCGCGTGGCCGGAGCCAGGACGGGCCTGCTCCGGACTCGTCGTCGAGGCCGATGGCGCCGCGGTACTGCTCGATCTCGGCTGGGGCACGCTGCCGAGGCTGCTGACGCATCTGGACTCAGCGGTCGCTGCGGGGCTTGAGGCGGTCGTCATCACCCATGACCACCCGGACCACACCGGCGACCTGGCCGGCCTGCTGCGGGCCCGCTGGTACGCCGGACGGGACCTTCCTCCCCTGCCGCTGTTCTGTCCCTCGGCCGTGTTCGAACGCCTCGCTGCTGTCGAGAAGGGCGGCGGGCTCGCGATGGCGCACGTCTTCGACTGGCGGGGTACGCCGGACACGGCCGAGGTGGGCGCGTTCCACCTCTCGTTGCGGCAGCTCCCGCACTACGTGGACAACGTGGGCGTCCGGGTGACGTCCGGCGCCGGCACGATCGCGTACACCGGCGACACCGGACCGGACGACGCGGTGGCGGAGCTCGGACGTGATGCGGACGTGTTCATCGTGGACGCCACCGACCGTCACCAGCAGGACGGAGTCCCGAGCGCGGAGGCGGGCACACCGGCGTACAACCTGACGGCAGCCGAGGCGGGACAGCTCGCGGAGCGCGCGAGGGCTCGACGTCTCCTGCTCACCCATTTCTGGCCGGGCAACCACCGCGAGCGCAGTCGCCAGGACGCCGCGGCACACTTCTCCGGAGACGTGCTGCTCGCGGACGAAGGGCTGTCGGTCACCGTTTGA
- a CDS encoding lysylphosphatidylglycerol synthase transmembrane domain-containing protein has product MPISSAPEPTASLCPSGERVLRCRVLATIKALLGLGVTAGALIWGLPRAVGASWSQIGSIIVGIPMWQLFALAALWAIGILSHTIMLSAAMPGLRHRQALLVSQTGAAVANVLPVGGAAGTALNFSMIRRWGFTSFDFARYAMVTNLWDTLFKLGLPVVAVTWLGATAPGQGTLFWIALWSLVMFIAVVVGATVLLRSDRLAHSAGHRAGRVAVRFGRPVEPAAWARRAGEIRWDTAGLVSSAWIRLTTGKVLYVVLQTALLGACLAAVGANINPAVVFAAYAVQQVLSIASITPGAAGVVEVGMAGVLVALGLPAPEAAAGILLYRGFTFALEIPVGGTALVWWLVRGRHLADARRASAPQPAAVAATRAPRPAHPAYAATPRPTYLMYRPAPELALAVD; this is encoded by the coding sequence ATGCCGATCAGCTCCGCCCCCGAGCCGACCGCGTCCCTCTGCCCTTCTGGCGAGCGCGTGCTCCGCTGTCGCGTCCTCGCCACCATCAAGGCACTCCTCGGCCTCGGCGTCACCGCCGGGGCCCTCATCTGGGGCCTGCCGCGCGCCGTCGGCGCCTCCTGGTCCCAGATCGGCTCGATCATCGTGGGTATCCCGATGTGGCAGCTGTTCGCGCTGGCCGCCCTCTGGGCGATCGGCATCCTCTCGCACACGATCATGCTGTCCGCCGCTATGCCCGGCCTCCGGCACCGCCAGGCTCTGCTGGTGAGCCAGACCGGCGCCGCTGTCGCCAACGTGCTCCCGGTCGGCGGGGCCGCCGGCACCGCCCTCAACTTCTCGATGATCCGGCGTTGGGGCTTCACCAGCTTCGACTTCGCGCGCTACGCGATGGTCACCAACCTGTGGGACACCCTCTTCAAGCTCGGCCTCCCGGTCGTGGCCGTCACCTGGCTCGGCGCGACCGCACCCGGTCAGGGCACGTTGTTCTGGATCGCGCTGTGGAGCCTGGTGATGTTCATCGCCGTGGTCGTCGGCGCGACCGTGCTGCTGCGCAGTGACCGACTCGCACACTCCGCCGGCCACCGCGCAGGTCGCGTCGCTGTCCGCTTCGGCCGTCCCGTCGAGCCAGCCGCGTGGGCGCGTCGCGCGGGCGAGATCCGTTGGGACACTGCGGGCCTCGTGTCCTCAGCGTGGATCCGCCTGACGACCGGCAAGGTCCTCTACGTCGTACTGCAGACCGCCCTTCTGGGCGCGTGCCTCGCAGCAGTCGGCGCGAACATCAACCCGGCCGTGGTCTTCGCCGCGTACGCCGTCCAGCAGGTCCTCAGCATCGCCTCCATCACACCCGGCGCGGCCGGTGTGGTCGAGGTCGGCATGGCCGGTGTGCTCGTCGCGCTCGGACTGCCCGCACCCGAGGCCGCAGCAGGAATCCTGCTCTACCGCGGCTTCACCTTCGCCCTTGAGATCCCCGTCGGCGGCACCGCGCTCGTGTGGTGGCTCGTCCGCGGTCGCCACCTGGCCGACGCCCGGCGCGCTAGCGCTCCGCAGCCGGCCGCCGTCGCAGCGACGCGCGCGCCTCGCCCAGCACACCCGGCGTACGCGGCGACGCCGCGCCCGACGTACCTGATGTACCGCCCCGCGCCCGAGCTCGCGCTCGCCGTCGACTGA
- a CDS encoding lysylphosphatidylglycerol synthase transmembrane domain-containing protein — translation MTSPVLTRPAPTRLTTSPTALPGAPTVRTAPTTRRPAPSTAPSPAPPTTAPEAAQQRAWWPTALKAVLGIGLTGALLVWALPHAIGASWSEIGHTVASVQPWQLGALAALWLLGLAVHTLALSAGMPGLSHRRAFLLNITGSFVSNLLPLGGAAGTVANYSMARSWGFGSVAFGRWALVTNIWDTMIKLALPAVAVGWLAATTTGNHSLAMAAVISVAALVLLTVGVTTVFRSDRLARALGRTAGRVALRLRRPVDPTTWAEQASGMRADTNELVSTGWLRLTIGKLAYAALQAVLLWACLAVVGLTVTPAIVFAAFAMQSVLTLFVLTPGAAGFVEVGMAGILVALGVPAAGAAAGILLYRGFVFLMEIPVGGLLMAAWMARRPKLAQA, via the coding sequence ATGACCAGTCCAGTGCTCACGCGGCCCGCGCCGACCCGGCTCACCACCAGCCCGACCGCGCTCCCGGGAGCGCCCACGGTGCGTACGGCCCCCACGACTCGACGCCCGGCTCCCAGCACGGCCCCCAGCCCGGCCCCACCCACGACGGCGCCTGAGGCCGCCCAGCAGCGCGCCTGGTGGCCCACCGCGCTGAAGGCGGTCCTCGGCATCGGCCTCACCGGCGCGCTGCTCGTGTGGGCGCTGCCGCACGCGATCGGCGCCTCGTGGTCGGAGATCGGCCACACGGTCGCGAGCGTCCAGCCCTGGCAGCTCGGCGCGCTCGCGGCGCTGTGGCTGCTCGGACTCGCCGTGCACACGCTGGCACTCTCGGCCGGGATGCCGGGCCTGTCGCACCGACGTGCCTTCCTGCTCAACATCACGGGCAGCTTCGTGTCCAACCTGCTGCCACTCGGCGGCGCTGCGGGGACGGTGGCGAACTACTCGATGGCCCGTTCCTGGGGCTTCGGGTCCGTGGCGTTCGGTCGCTGGGCGCTGGTCACCAACATCTGGGACACGATGATCAAGCTGGCGCTGCCGGCCGTCGCCGTCGGCTGGCTGGCCGCGACCACGACGGGCAACCACTCGCTCGCGATGGCGGCCGTCATCAGCGTCGCCGCTCTCGTGCTCCTCACCGTCGGAGTCACCACGGTGTTCCGCAGCGACCGGCTGGCCCGTGCCCTCGGTCGTACGGCCGGTCGCGTCGCGCTCCGCCTACGTCGTCCGGTCGACCCGACCACCTGGGCCGAGCAGGCCAGCGGGATGCGCGCCGACACCAACGAGCTGGTCTCCACCGGTTGGCTGCGCCTCACCATCGGCAAGCTCGCGTACGCCGCTCTCCAGGCGGTCCTGCTGTGGGCCTGCCTGGCCGTGGTCGGGCTGACGGTCACTCCGGCCATCGTGTTCGCAGCCTTCGCGATGCAGAGCGTGCTCACGCTGTTCGTGCTGACGCCGGGTGCGGCCGGGTTCGTCGAGGTCGGCATGGCTGGGATCCTCGTGGCCCTCGGCGTCCCGGCGGCGGGTGCCGCGGCCGGCATCTTGCTCTACCGCGGCTTCGTCTTCCTGATGGAGATCCCGGTCGGCGGTTTGCTGATGGCGGCCTGGATGGCGCGTCGACCGAAGCTGGCTCAGGCGTAG
- a CDS encoding MmcQ/YjbR family DNA-binding protein, protein MAHPPRFRDDDPYLARLRELALALPEAQVKVSHGHPNFFTKKVFAVFGGIVKGDHHADTYARSVLVLPDADERLALLEDERCFSPAYYGPSGWVGLNFLVGQPDWAQVAELLDMSYRNTAPKRLVAELDKSVE, encoded by the coding sequence ATGGCGCACCCGCCCCGCTTCCGTGACGACGACCCCTACCTTGCCCGGCTCCGAGAGCTGGCCCTGGCTCTGCCGGAGGCTCAGGTGAAGGTGTCGCACGGACACCCGAACTTCTTCACCAAGAAGGTGTTTGCGGTGTTCGGCGGGATCGTGAAGGGCGACCACCATGCCGACACGTATGCACGCTCGGTGCTGGTGCTGCCCGACGCCGACGAGCGGCTCGCACTCCTGGAGGACGAGCGCTGCTTCAGCCCGGCGTACTACGGGCCATCGGGCTGGGTCGGGTTGAACTTCCTTGTGGGCCAACCGGATTGGGCCCAAGTGGCCGAGCTGCTCGACATGTCCTACCGCAACACGGCGCCGAAGCGTCTGGTCGCCGAGCTCGATAAGTCGGTCGAGTAG
- a CDS encoding SRPBCC family protein, whose protein sequence is MTESPNAVLKTVVVDIPVDRAFETFTARLGDFKPPEHTLLTSPIVETVFEPRVGGHIYDRGEDGSVCRWARVLAYEPPTRVVFSWDIDPTWQVETNLENTSEVEVRFTAESPERTRLELEHRNLDRHGPGWQSVRDGVSSPQGWQLYLDRYAALTQVH, encoded by the coding sequence ATGACTGAGAGTCCGAACGCCGTGCTGAAGACCGTGGTCGTCGACATCCCCGTCGACCGCGCCTTCGAGACCTTCACTGCCCGGCTCGGTGACTTCAAGCCTCCGGAGCACACCCTGCTGACCTCGCCGATCGTCGAGACGGTCTTCGAGCCACGCGTCGGTGGCCACATCTACGACCGTGGGGAGGACGGCAGCGTCTGCCGCTGGGCGCGCGTGCTGGCGTACGAACCCCCGACCCGAGTCGTTTTCAGCTGGGACATCGACCCGACGTGGCAGGTGGAGACCAACCTCGAGAACACCAGTGAGGTTGAGGTCCGCTTCACGGCTGAGTCTCCGGAGCGCACGAGGCTCGAGCTCGAGCACCGCAACCTCGATCGGCACGGCCCCGGATGGCAGTCCGTGCGAGACGGTGTCAGTAGCCCCCAGGGCTGGCAGCTCTACCTCGACCGGTACGCCGCACTCACCCAGGTGCACTGA
- a CDS encoding ArsR/SmtB family transcription factor yields the protein MTANQEGWSAVSDPTRRLIVERLAGGSCSVRELADDLPVTRPAVSQHLKVLKDAGLVSERAAGTRRIYRLNPAGVIALRDQLDTFWNRALAGYADVAEQDVTDESSKETP from the coding sequence GTGACCGCTAACCAAGAAGGCTGGAGTGCCGTCAGCGACCCGACTCGTCGGCTCATCGTCGAGCGCCTCGCCGGCGGGTCCTGCTCCGTCCGAGAGCTGGCCGACGACCTGCCCGTGACCCGACCGGCCGTCTCGCAGCACCTCAAGGTGCTCAAGGACGCCGGGCTGGTCTCCGAGCGAGCGGCAGGCACCCGAAGGATCTACCGGCTCAACCCGGCGGGCGTCATCGCGCTCCGCGACCAGCTCGACACGTTCTGGAACCGCGCGCTGGCCGGATACGCCGACGTCGCAGAGCAGGACGTCACAGACGAATCATCAAAGGAGACACCATGA
- a CDS encoding alpha/beta fold hydrolase — MTTFVLIPGADGRAWYWHRLVPALESRGHRAVPVDLPLEGTSTLSTYVDAAVDQVGSGHDDLVVVGQSIGGFSSPLVCESLDAQRLVLLNAMIPNPGETAGDWWDNVGQDKAQSENAVAHGRPAEFDLRRDFFHDVPDDVTEEAFAAADGMADLTSIWTDPWPLQSWPEVQTHILQATDDRFFPLSFQQRVARDRLQINEIDTMPGGHLVALSQPEILADRLSCYATA; from the coding sequence ATGACGACCTTCGTTCTGATCCCCGGCGCCGACGGCCGTGCTTGGTACTGGCACCGCCTCGTCCCCGCGCTCGAGTCTCGTGGCCACCGAGCCGTCCCGGTCGATCTCCCCCTGGAAGGCACGTCGACCCTGTCGACCTACGTCGACGCCGCAGTCGATCAGGTCGGCTCCGGTCATGACGACCTCGTGGTCGTGGGTCAGTCGATCGGCGGCTTCAGCAGCCCGCTCGTGTGCGAATCGCTGGACGCCCAACGGCTGGTCCTCCTCAACGCGATGATCCCGAATCCTGGTGAAACTGCTGGCGATTGGTGGGACAACGTCGGTCAGGACAAAGCCCAGAGCGAGAACGCTGTGGCGCACGGTCGGCCCGCCGAGTTCGACCTGCGCCGCGACTTCTTCCACGACGTACCGGACGACGTGACCGAAGAGGCGTTCGCAGCCGCCGACGGGATGGCTGACCTGACCTCGATCTGGACGGATCCCTGGCCGCTGCAGAGCTGGCCCGAGGTTCAGACCCACATCCTGCAGGCGACCGACGACCGGTTCTTCCCGTTGTCCTTCCAGCAGCGCGTGGCGCGAGACCGCTTGCAGATCAACGAGATTGACACCATGCCCGGCGGCCATCTCGTCGCACTCAGCCAGCCGGAGATCCTCGCCGACCGCTTGTCCTGCTACGCCACGGCCTGA